From a single Eleginops maclovinus isolate JMC-PN-2008 ecotype Puerto Natales chromosome 20, JC_Emac_rtc_rv5, whole genome shotgun sequence genomic region:
- the LOC134883584 gene encoding solute carrier family 2, facilitated glucose transporter member 11-like: MDGASGKFQLQYWRLYLLSMVLGIGGSFQYGIQVSVIASPAVHVQSFVNHTWLWRYGAPVDDSTNQLIWSFIVAVLSLGAWAGAVHSGSLPVTYGRKKALLFNNVVAVVAAILMLFSRMAKSFEMILLGRFLYGYNVGLGLSVHLMYLGESSPKKLRGFLTLTGSIFIGFGKVMGQIIGIKEIMGTEDMWPYLLAVSGIPAILQLVTLVFFPESPRYLYIDKGDTEGSIKALQWLWQEDDLKLELDDMQKERESTQGEKAKTVKDVLCSRCVRWQLLTLIIPCAGVQFCGINALYFYAFDIFRESGVPENQMHYLAIGLGATELITVTLCSFLIDRAGRKKLMGYGYLLMGITMCVLTVMLSIKDLNPWIPYVNIGMIFCVICIYGLGPSGVSMALPADLFLQAWRPSAYVISGTVNWISMFLVGMLFGYVVDGLGQFCFLIFVAYTIFSSAFLLYFVPETKGKTMVEIMEDFNKLNYKNRGADTDRTDIDLATKF, from the exons ATGGACGGTGCATCAGGAAAG TTTCAGCTTCAGTACTGGAGACTTTATCTGCTGTCGATGGTGTTGGGAATTGGGGGGTCATTTCAGTATGGAATTCAAGTTTCTGTCATCGCTTCTCCAGCAGTG CATGTTCAGAGTTTTGTGAACCACACCTGGCTGTGGAGGTACGGAGCTCCAGTGGATGACTCCACAAACCAGCTCATCTGGTCCTTCATCGTGGCCGTGTTGAGTCTTGGAGCCTGGGCCGGGGCTGTTCACAGCGGCAGCCTTCCAGTCACTTACGGCAG gaaAAAAGCTCTCTTGTTCAACAATGTAGTGGCAGTTGTTGCTGCTATTCTCATGCTCTTCAGTCGAATGGCCAAGTCTTTTGAGATGATCTTGCTGGGTAGATTCCTCTATGGATATAATGTTG GTCTTGGCTTGAGTGTGCACCTCATGTACCTTGGAGAGAGTTCTCCAAAGAAACTCAGAGGTTTCCTGACACTCACAGGCTCAATATTCATTGGATTTGGAAAGGTCATGGGTCAAATAATTGGCATCAA GGAGATAATGGGAACAGAAGACATGTGGCCTTACCTCTTAGCTGTCAGTGGTATTCCTGCCATCCTGCAGCTTGTGACGCTGGTTTTCTTCCCTGAGTCACCCCGATACCTTTACATTGACAAAGGAGACACTGAAGGCAGCATAAAAG CTTTGCAGTGGCTGTGGCAGGAGGACGACCTAAAGCTGGAGCTGGATGAcatgcaaaaagagagagagagcactcaGGGAGAGAAGGCGAAGACTGTGAAGGATGTCCTCTGCTCCCGCTGTGTGAGATGGCAGCTACTGACTCTGATCATCCCTTGTGCTGGTGTTCAGTTCTGCGGCATCAACGCT CTGTATTTTTACGCCTTTGACATCTTTCGGGAGTCCGGAGTGCCAGAGAACCAGATGCATTACCTGGCCATAGGCCTTGGAGCCACAGAGCTCATCACGGTGACACTGTGT TCTTTCTTGATAGACCGTGCCGGCAGAAAGAAGCTGATGGGCTATGGCTATCTACTGATGGGTATCACCATGTGTGTACTCACTGTCATGCTATCCATCAAG GATCTGAATCCCTGGATTCCCTATGTGAACATCGGCATGATCTTCTGTGTCATCTGCATTTATGGACTTGGACCTT cTGGAGTGTCTATGGCTCTTCCTGCTGACCTCTTCCTACAAGCCTGGCGTCCTTCTGCTTATGTGATCAGTGGGACTGTCAACTGGATTAGCATGTTCCTCGTGGGGATGTTGTTTGGCTACGTTGTG GATGGACTAGGACAGTTCTGCTTCCTGATTTTTGTTGCTTACACCATTTTCAGTTCAGCGTTTCTGTTATATTTTGTCCCAGAGACCAAAGGAAAGACAATGGTAGAGATTATGGAGGACTTCAACAAGCTGAATTACAAGAACAGGGGCGCTGACACTGACAGGACTGACATTGATCTTGCAACCaaattttaa
- the patz1 gene encoding POZ (BTB) and AT hook-containing zinc finger 1 isoform X2, with amino-acid sequence MEKVAEPSWTSSYTYQVSKHSAEMLHNLNVQRKDGGRFCDVILRVGEESFPAHKAVLAACSEYFETVFSGQTEGDGDARELEMHTISPKVFKDVLDFAYTSRIVVRLECFPELMTAAKFLLMRSVIEICQEVIKQSNVQIMVPTSRGGDASLFQATAAAELGFPVAQQDLVNGTGLLVNGQSFANNAQMHVDGSEDPAIVLLEEGRDPSMPMLEPVEGLSVYPSTEILGNTFQHDAVSPGSKRNRARAKKAAGVMEAVHFNHSTQKDNGLFPCGTCGKAFTEASRLKNHEAQHGAHLGGVNNVSDSLSLTAGGLSLMSPSALEENGVQLHGGLDNGRKRERTRRHVGCEICGKVFRDVYHLNRHKLSHSGEKPYACHVCGLRFKRKDRMSYHVRSHDGSVGKPYVCQSCGKGFSRPDHLNGHIKQVHTTERPHKCQICNASFATRDRLRSHLACHEDKIPCKVCGKFLRAAYMTDHLKKHSEGTHNYCGICNKDGQENTGKCPHLESEESDPSFGELSNGDELKSPHKPDEPEPELEMPSLACNGASAGALSSPEGSKAKTDPEKKFTCGICGQAFRTKSYLNKHQHRVHKAQKAQGASGPALNELGPSLTSPFSPQQNMSLLESFGFQIVQSAFASSLVDAEAGQSGIDFGAK; translated from the exons ATGGAGAAGGTAGCGGAGCCGTCTTGGACTTCTTCGTACACCTATCAGGTGAGCAAGCACAGTGCGGAGATGCTACACAACCTCAACGTTCAGAGGAAAGATGGAGGCAGGTTCTGCGATGTGATCCTACGCGTTGGCGAAGAGAGCTTCCCGGCACACAAAGCTGTGTTAGCGGCGTGCAGCGAGTATTTCGAGACTGTGTTCAGCGGCCAGACGGAGGGCGACGGAGACGCCAGGGAGCTGGAGATGCACACGATCAGCCCCAAAGTTTTTAAAGACGTTTTGGACTTCGCTTACACCTCCAGGATCGTGGTGCGACTCGAGTGCTTCCCGGAGTTGATGACAGCTGCCAAGTTCCTGCTAATGCGGTCCGTTATTGAGATATGTCAGGAGGTAATCAAACAATCAAACGTACAGATCATGGTACCGACGTCGCGAGGAGGAGACGCCAGCCTCTTCCAGGCCACAGCGGCCGCGGAGCTGGGTTTCCCGGTGGCGCAGCAGGATCTGGTAAACGGCACGGGGCTGCTGGTGAACGGTCAAAGCTTTGCTAACAATGCACAGATGCATGTGGATGGGAGTGAAGACCCCGCTATTGTGTTATTGGAGGAAGGACGCGATCCTTCGATGCCAATGTTGGAGCCTGTCGAAGGACTGTCCGTTTACCCTTCCACGGAAATACTGGGGAACACGTTTCAGCACGACGCTGTATCCCCAGGGTCGAAAAGAAACCGGGCTAGAGCGAAGAAAGCTGCTGGGGTTATGGAGGCTGTACACTTTAATCACAGCACTCAGAAAGACAATGGGCTGTTTCCATGTGGGACATGTGGTAAAGCGTTTACAGAGGCTTCCCGGTTAAAGAACCACGAAGCGCAACACGGAGCCCACCTCGGCGGTGTAAACAATGTGAGTGACAGCCTGTCACTTACAGCGGGCGGCCTTTCTTTAATGTCTCCGTCTGCCCTGGAGGAAAACGGCGTGCAGTTACACGGAGGGCTGGACAACGGTCGCAAACGGGAGAGGACCAGGCGGCATGTCGGCTGTGAAATTTGCGGTAAAGTTTTCCGCGACGTTTACCACCTGAACCGACACAAGCTCTCCCATTCCGGGGAGAAGCCGTACGCATGCCATGTGTGCGGACTCCGGTTCAAACGCAAGGACAGGATGTCATACCATGTTCGCTCCCATGACGGCTCAGTCGGCAAACCTTATGTGTGCCAAAGCTGTGGTAAAGGTTTTTCAAG aCCAGACCACCTGAATGGACATATCAAACAGGTTCACACAACAGAGAGACCCCACAAGTGCCAG ATTTGTAATGCCTCTTTTGCTACAAGAGATCGCCTCCGGTCACACCTTGCATGCCATGAGGACAAAATCCCCTGCAAGGTTTGTGGCAAGTTTCTGCGTGCTGCCTACATGACAGACCACCTCAAAAAACACAGTGAAGGGACGCATAACTACTGTGGCATTTGCAACAAAG ACGGGCAGGAAAATACTGGGAAGTGTCCTCACCTGGAATCAGAAGAATCCGATCCTTCATTTGGGGAATTGTCCAACGGTGACGAGCTTAAATCTCCCCACAAACCTGACGAGCCGGAGCCAGAGCTGGAGATGCCCTCATTGGCCTGTAATGGGGCCTCTGCGGGGGCCCTCAGCTCTCCAGAGGGATCTAAAGCCAAGACGGACCCTGAGAAGAAGTTTACCTGTGGCATTTGCGGTCAGGCTTTCCGCACCAAGTCCTACCTCAACAAGCACCAGCACAGAGTTCACAAAGCCCAGAAGGCCCAGGGGGCCTCAGGGCCGGCCTTAAATGAGCTGGGCCCCTCCCTGACCTCTCCCTTCTCCCCTCAACAGAACATGTCTCTGCTGGAGTCTTTTGGTTTTCAGATCGTCCAGTCTGCTTTCGCCTCTTCTCTGGTGGATGCTGAGGCAGGTCAAAGTGGAATTGACTTTGGAGCAAAGTGA
- the patz1 gene encoding POZ-, AT hook-, and zinc finger-containing protein 1 isoform X3, with amino-acid sequence MEKVAEPSWTSSYTYQVSKHSAEMLHNLNVQRKDGGRFCDVILRVGEESFPAHKAVLAACSEYFETVFSGQTEGDGDARELEMHTISPKVFKDVLDFAYTSRIVVRLECFPELMTAAKFLLMRSVIEICQEVIKQSNVQIMVPTSRGGDASLFQATAAAELGFPVAQQDLVNGTGLLVNGQSFANNAQMHVDGSEDPAIVLLEEGRDPSMPMLEPVEGLSVYPSTEILGNTFQHDAVSPGSKRNRARAKKAAGVMEAVHFNHSTQKDNGLFPCGTCGKAFTEASRLKNHEAQHGAHLGGVNNVSDSLSLTAGGLSLMSPSALEENGVQLHGGLDNGRKRERTRRHVGCEICGKVFRDVYHLNRHKLSHSGEKPYACHVCGLRFKRKDRMSYHVRSHDGSVGKPYVCQSCGKGFSRPDHLNGHIKQVHTTERPHKCQICNASFATRDRLRSHLACHEDKIPCKVCGKFLRAAYMTDHLKKHSEGTHNYCGICNKGFSTASYLKVHIKTHHGSPLPPSATMHSFPEPRGELQMHNGTPYHMGRQCSVEDLCASRQLLLTSSEAEGRFHGLSGHTVLPQPGPPALGLQPELLMGKAGGAPYFWDIRSGGVPGFPVHEPAADGQENTGKCPHLESEESDPSFGELSNGDELKSPHKPDEPEPELEMPSLACNGASAGALSSPEGSKAKTDPEKKFTCGICGQAFRTKSYLNKHQHRVHKAQKAQGASGPALNELGPSLTSPFSPQQNMSLLESFGFQIVQSAFASSLVDAEAGQSGIDFGAK; translated from the exons ATGGAGAAGGTAGCGGAGCCGTCTTGGACTTCTTCGTACACCTATCAGGTGAGCAAGCACAGTGCGGAGATGCTACACAACCTCAACGTTCAGAGGAAAGATGGAGGCAGGTTCTGCGATGTGATCCTACGCGTTGGCGAAGAGAGCTTCCCGGCACACAAAGCTGTGTTAGCGGCGTGCAGCGAGTATTTCGAGACTGTGTTCAGCGGCCAGACGGAGGGCGACGGAGACGCCAGGGAGCTGGAGATGCACACGATCAGCCCCAAAGTTTTTAAAGACGTTTTGGACTTCGCTTACACCTCCAGGATCGTGGTGCGACTCGAGTGCTTCCCGGAGTTGATGACAGCTGCCAAGTTCCTGCTAATGCGGTCCGTTATTGAGATATGTCAGGAGGTAATCAAACAATCAAACGTACAGATCATGGTACCGACGTCGCGAGGAGGAGACGCCAGCCTCTTCCAGGCCACAGCGGCCGCGGAGCTGGGTTTCCCGGTGGCGCAGCAGGATCTGGTAAACGGCACGGGGCTGCTGGTGAACGGTCAAAGCTTTGCTAACAATGCACAGATGCATGTGGATGGGAGTGAAGACCCCGCTATTGTGTTATTGGAGGAAGGACGCGATCCTTCGATGCCAATGTTGGAGCCTGTCGAAGGACTGTCCGTTTACCCTTCCACGGAAATACTGGGGAACACGTTTCAGCACGACGCTGTATCCCCAGGGTCGAAAAGAAACCGGGCTAGAGCGAAGAAAGCTGCTGGGGTTATGGAGGCTGTACACTTTAATCACAGCACTCAGAAAGACAATGGGCTGTTTCCATGTGGGACATGTGGTAAAGCGTTTACAGAGGCTTCCCGGTTAAAGAACCACGAAGCGCAACACGGAGCCCACCTCGGCGGTGTAAACAATGTGAGTGACAGCCTGTCACTTACAGCGGGCGGCCTTTCTTTAATGTCTCCGTCTGCCCTGGAGGAAAACGGCGTGCAGTTACACGGAGGGCTGGACAACGGTCGCAAACGGGAGAGGACCAGGCGGCATGTCGGCTGTGAAATTTGCGGTAAAGTTTTCCGCGACGTTTACCACCTGAACCGACACAAGCTCTCCCATTCCGGGGAGAAGCCGTACGCATGCCATGTGTGCGGACTCCGGTTCAAACGCAAGGACAGGATGTCATACCATGTTCGCTCCCATGACGGCTCAGTCGGCAAACCTTATGTGTGCCAAAGCTGTGGTAAAGGTTTTTCAAG aCCAGACCACCTGAATGGACATATCAAACAGGTTCACACAACAGAGAGACCCCACAAGTGCCAG ATTTGTAATGCCTCTTTTGCTACAAGAGATCGCCTCCGGTCACACCTTGCATGCCATGAGGACAAAATCCCCTGCAAGGTTTGTGGCAAGTTTCTGCGTGCTGCCTACATGACAGACCACCTCAAAAAACACAGTGAAGGGACGCATAACTACTGTGGCATTTGCAACAAAG GTTTCTCCACTGCATCCTACCTTAAGGTGCATATAAAGACACACCATGGCTCTCCACTGCCCCCCTCCGCCACAATGCACAGCTTCCCTGAACCAAGGGGGGAGCTGCAGATGCACAACGGCACCCCTTACCACATGGGACGCCAGTGCTCAGTGGAAG ACCTGTGCGCCAGTCGCCAGCTGCTTCTCACCTCCTCTGAGGCAGAGGGTCGCTTTCATGGGCTCTCTGGACACACAGTTCTTCCCCAGCCTGGCCCTCCAGCCTTGGGCCTGCAGCCTGAGCTGCTCATGGGGAAGGCAGGTGGGGCTCCATATTTCTGGGATATTCGCTCTGGTGGGGTGCCTGGCTTCCCCGTCCATGAGCCTGCTGCAG ACGGGCAGGAAAATACTGGGAAGTGTCCTCACCTGGAATCAGAAGAATCCGATCCTTCATTTGGGGAATTGTCCAACGGTGACGAGCTTAAATCTCCCCACAAACCTGACGAGCCGGAGCCAGAGCTGGAGATGCCCTCATTGGCCTGTAATGGGGCCTCTGCGGGGGCCCTCAGCTCTCCAGAGGGATCTAAAGCCAAGACGGACCCTGAGAAGAAGTTTACCTGTGGCATTTGCGGTCAGGCTTTCCGCACCAAGTCCTACCTCAACAAGCACCAGCACAGAGTTCACAAAGCCCAGAAGGCCCAGGGGGCCTCAGGGCCGGCCTTAAATGAGCTGGGCCCCTCCCTGACCTCTCCCTTCTCCCCTCAACAGAACATGTCTCTGCTGGAGTCTTTTGGTTTTCAGATCGTCCAGTCTGCTTTCGCCTCTTCTCTGGTGGATGCTGAGGCAGGTCAAAGTGGAATTGACTTTGGAGCAAAGTGA
- the patz1 gene encoding POZ (BTB) and AT hook-containing zinc finger 1 isoform X1 — MEKVAEPSWTSSYTYQVSKHSAEMLHNLNVQRKDGGRFCDVILRVGEESFPAHKAVLAACSEYFETVFSGQTEGDGDARELEMHTISPKVFKDVLDFAYTSRIVVRLECFPELMTAAKFLLMRSVIEICQEVIKQSNVQIMVPTSRGGDASLFQATAAAELGFPVAQQDLVNGTGLLVNGQSFANNAQMHVDGSEDPAIVLLEEGRDPSMPMLEPVEGLSVYPSTEILGNTFQHDAVSPGSKRNRARAKKAAGVMEAVHFNHSTQKDNGLFPCGTCGKAFTEASRLKNHEAQHGAHLGGVNNVSDSLSLTAGGLSLMSPSALEENGVQLHGGLDNGRKRERTRRHVGCEICGKVFRDVYHLNRHKLSHSGEKPYACHVCGLRFKRKDRMSYHVRSHDGSVGKPYVCQSCGKGFSRPDHLNGHIKQVHTTERPHKCQICNASFATRDRLRSHLACHEDKIPCKVCGKFLRAAYMTDHLKKHSEGTHNYCGICNKGFSTASYLKVHIKTHHGSPLPPSATMHSFPEPRGELQMHNGTPYHMGRQCSVEDGQENTGKCPHLESEESDPSFGELSNGDELKSPHKPDEPEPELEMPSLACNGASAGALSSPEGSKAKTDPEKKFTCGICGQAFRTKSYLNKHQHRVHKAQKAQGASGPALNELGPSLTSPFSPQQNMSLLESFGFQIVQSAFASSLVDAEAGQSGIDFGAK, encoded by the exons ATGGAGAAGGTAGCGGAGCCGTCTTGGACTTCTTCGTACACCTATCAGGTGAGCAAGCACAGTGCGGAGATGCTACACAACCTCAACGTTCAGAGGAAAGATGGAGGCAGGTTCTGCGATGTGATCCTACGCGTTGGCGAAGAGAGCTTCCCGGCACACAAAGCTGTGTTAGCGGCGTGCAGCGAGTATTTCGAGACTGTGTTCAGCGGCCAGACGGAGGGCGACGGAGACGCCAGGGAGCTGGAGATGCACACGATCAGCCCCAAAGTTTTTAAAGACGTTTTGGACTTCGCTTACACCTCCAGGATCGTGGTGCGACTCGAGTGCTTCCCGGAGTTGATGACAGCTGCCAAGTTCCTGCTAATGCGGTCCGTTATTGAGATATGTCAGGAGGTAATCAAACAATCAAACGTACAGATCATGGTACCGACGTCGCGAGGAGGAGACGCCAGCCTCTTCCAGGCCACAGCGGCCGCGGAGCTGGGTTTCCCGGTGGCGCAGCAGGATCTGGTAAACGGCACGGGGCTGCTGGTGAACGGTCAAAGCTTTGCTAACAATGCACAGATGCATGTGGATGGGAGTGAAGACCCCGCTATTGTGTTATTGGAGGAAGGACGCGATCCTTCGATGCCAATGTTGGAGCCTGTCGAAGGACTGTCCGTTTACCCTTCCACGGAAATACTGGGGAACACGTTTCAGCACGACGCTGTATCCCCAGGGTCGAAAAGAAACCGGGCTAGAGCGAAGAAAGCTGCTGGGGTTATGGAGGCTGTACACTTTAATCACAGCACTCAGAAAGACAATGGGCTGTTTCCATGTGGGACATGTGGTAAAGCGTTTACAGAGGCTTCCCGGTTAAAGAACCACGAAGCGCAACACGGAGCCCACCTCGGCGGTGTAAACAATGTGAGTGACAGCCTGTCACTTACAGCGGGCGGCCTTTCTTTAATGTCTCCGTCTGCCCTGGAGGAAAACGGCGTGCAGTTACACGGAGGGCTGGACAACGGTCGCAAACGGGAGAGGACCAGGCGGCATGTCGGCTGTGAAATTTGCGGTAAAGTTTTCCGCGACGTTTACCACCTGAACCGACACAAGCTCTCCCATTCCGGGGAGAAGCCGTACGCATGCCATGTGTGCGGACTCCGGTTCAAACGCAAGGACAGGATGTCATACCATGTTCGCTCCCATGACGGCTCAGTCGGCAAACCTTATGTGTGCCAAAGCTGTGGTAAAGGTTTTTCAAG aCCAGACCACCTGAATGGACATATCAAACAGGTTCACACAACAGAGAGACCCCACAAGTGCCAG ATTTGTAATGCCTCTTTTGCTACAAGAGATCGCCTCCGGTCACACCTTGCATGCCATGAGGACAAAATCCCCTGCAAGGTTTGTGGCAAGTTTCTGCGTGCTGCCTACATGACAGACCACCTCAAAAAACACAGTGAAGGGACGCATAACTACTGTGGCATTTGCAACAAAG GTTTCTCCACTGCATCCTACCTTAAGGTGCATATAAAGACACACCATGGCTCTCCACTGCCCCCCTCCGCCACAATGCACAGCTTCCCTGAACCAAGGGGGGAGCTGCAGATGCACAACGGCACCCCTTACCACATGGGACGCCAGTGCTCAGTGGAAG ACGGGCAGGAAAATACTGGGAAGTGTCCTCACCTGGAATCAGAAGAATCCGATCCTTCATTTGGGGAATTGTCCAACGGTGACGAGCTTAAATCTCCCCACAAACCTGACGAGCCGGAGCCAGAGCTGGAGATGCCCTCATTGGCCTGTAATGGGGCCTCTGCGGGGGCCCTCAGCTCTCCAGAGGGATCTAAAGCCAAGACGGACCCTGAGAAGAAGTTTACCTGTGGCATTTGCGGTCAGGCTTTCCGCACCAAGTCCTACCTCAACAAGCACCAGCACAGAGTTCACAAAGCCCAGAAGGCCCAGGGGGCCTCAGGGCCGGCCTTAAATGAGCTGGGCCCCTCCCTGACCTCTCCCTTCTCCCCTCAACAGAACATGTCTCTGCTGGAGTCTTTTGGTTTTCAGATCGTCCAGTCTGCTTTCGCCTCTTCTCTGGTGGATGCTGAGGCAGGTCAAAGTGGAATTGACTTTGGAGCAAAGTGA